One genomic window of Deltaproteobacteria bacterium HGW-Deltaproteobacteria-6 includes the following:
- a CDS encoding cytochrome C biogenesis protein yields MIVDLFTWLSQALTQSPEIAIGAAFVWGVLSVILSPCHIACIPLIVGFIDGQGNITTRRAFVLSLLFGLGILITIGVIGLITGLLGRMMGDIGGYGNYFVAVIFFAIGLNLLGILPLPFMEGGANPKYQRKGLLAAFALGLLFGIALGPCTFAYMATMLGVVFSMASTKIVFALSLLLAYGIGHCAVLVFAGTFTEAVQHYLHWTEKSRGAVILKKICGVLVILGGVYLAALNWI; encoded by the coding sequence ATGATTGTTGATCTTTTCACCTGGTTGTCGCAGGCTTTGACGCAATCACCTGAAATCGCCATCGGTGCGGCTTTTGTATGGGGGGTGCTTTCGGTCATTTTGTCGCCCTGTCATATCGCATGCATTCCCCTGATTGTCGGTTTCATCGACGGGCAGGGCAACATCACCACGCGGCGGGCCTTTGTTCTTTCGCTGCTCTTCGGATTGGGTATTCTGATCACGATTGGCGTTATCGGACTCATTACCGGATTGTTGGGACGAATGATGGGTGATATCGGCGGCTACGGCAATTATTTTGTAGCTGTTATTTTTTTTGCCATTGGTCTTAATTTGCTGGGCATCCTGCCACTTCCTTTTATGGAAGGCGGAGCGAACCCGAAATATCAGCGCAAAGGATTGCTGGCCGCTTTTGCGCTGGGACTTTTATTCGGCATTGCTCTGGGGCCCTGTACATTTGCCTACATGGCCACTATGTTGGGAGTTGTTTTCAGCATGGCGTCCACAAAAATTGTTTTTGCCCTGTCCCTGCTACTGGCCTATGGCATCGGGCACTGCGCGGTTCTGGTTTTTGCCGGAACCTTTACAGAGGCAGTTCAGCACTATCTCCACTGGACGGAAAAATCAAGAGGTGCGGTTATCCTGAAAAAGATTTGCGGTGTTCTTGTGATATTGGGCGGTGTTTATCTGGCTGCACTGAATTGGATTTAA
- a CDS encoding arsenate reductase: MKKRVLFLCSANSCRSQMAEGIANYFFGDRVEAFSAGTQASFVNPTAIEVLKEIGVDISKHQSKNLSVFDGHHFDDVITLCGSANEVCPLYIGGAKKTHIGFDDPAKACGTKEEIEGEFRRVRDEIKDKLKVLFSDQA; this comes from the coding sequence ATGAAAAAAAGGGTCTTGTTTTTATGCAGCGCCAACTCCTGCCGTTCACAAATGGCAGAGGGCATTGCCAACTATTTTTTCGGCGATCGCGTTGAGGCATTTTCCGCGGGTACGCAGGCCTCTTTTGTCAACCCGACGGCGATAGAAGTGCTTAAAGAAATCGGGGTTGATATTTCAAAACATCAATCGAAGAATCTTTCGGTATTCGATGGACATCATTTTGATGACGTGATCACGCTTTGCGGCAGCGCAAATGAAGTCTGCCCGCTGTATATCGGCGGGGCGAAAAAGACGCATATTGGCTTTGACGATCCGGCGAAGGCCTGCGGAACGAAGGAGGAAATCGAAGGTGAGTTCCGTCGTGTCCGCGATGAAATAAAAGATAAGTTGAAGGTCTTATTTTCCGACCAGGCGTGA